The proteins below come from a single Triticum aestivum cultivar Chinese Spring chromosome 5D, IWGSC CS RefSeq v2.1, whole genome shotgun sequence genomic window:
- the LOC100037657 gene encoding dehydration-responsive element-binding protein 1H translates to MDMGLEVSSSSPSSSSVSSSPVHAAGRASLAKRPAGRTKFRETRHPVYRGVRRRGNAERWVCEVRVPGKRGARLWLGTYATAEVAARANDAAMLALGGRSAACLNFADSAWLLAVPPALSDLGDVRRAAVEAVADFQRREAANGSLTATVTEEASCGAPEESSSESDSAGSSETSEPSADAEFEVPVAVDTDMFSRLDLFPEMDLCSYYASLAEALLVDPPSTVAIIDSYWDNGDDGADVALWSY, encoded by the coding sequence ATGGACATGGGCCTTGAGGTCTCGAGCTCCTCCCCATCCTCCTCGTCGGTGTCGTCCTCGCCCGTGCACGCGGCGGGGCGGGCGTCGCTGGCCAAGCGCCCCGCGGGGCGCACCAAGTTCCGGGAGACGCGGCACCCGGTGTACCGCGGAGTGCGGCGCCGAGGCAACGCCGAACGGTGGGTCTGCGAGGTGCGCGTCCCCGGCAAGCGCGGCGCGAGGCTCTGGCTCGGGACGTACGCCACGGCTGAGGTCGCCGCGCGCGCGAACGACGCCGCCATGCTTGCCCTGGGCGGCCGCTCCGCCGCGTGCCTCAACTTCGCGGACTCCGCGTGGCTGCTCGCCGTGCCGCCCGCACTCTCCGACCTCGGCGACGTCCGGCGCGCGGCGGTCGAGGCCGTCGCGGATTTCCAGAGGCGAGAGGCTGCCAACGGCTCCCTCACCGCCACCGTCACCGAAGAGGCCTCCTGTGGCGCTCCTGAAGAATCGTCGTCTGAGTCTGACAGTGCCGGTTCGTCGGAGACGTCGGAACCTTCTGCCGATGCAGAGTTCGAGGTGCCTGTCGCAGTGGACACCGATATGTTCAGTAGGCTTGACTTGTTCCCGGAAATGGACCTGTGCTCGTACTACGCGAGCCTCGCGGAGGCGCTGCTCGTGGACCCGCCGTCGACGGTGGCCATCATCGACTCGTACTGGGACAACGGCGACGACGGAGCTGATGTCGCGCTCTGGAGCTACTAG
- the LOC123125216 gene encoding dehydration-responsive element-binding protein 1H encodes MGMGLEISSSFPSSSNENALVAKRPAGRTKFRETRHPVYRGVRRRGNAQRWVCEVRVPGKRGARLWLGTYATAEIAARANDAAMLALGGRSAARLNFPDSAWLLAVPSAHSDLADVRRAAVEAVADLQRREAAGGSITATATAEETSCGAPAESSSESDDAGSSETSKPSGNGDFALPGGMDVEMFSRLDLFPEMDFGSYYASLAEALLMDPPPVATGTGAYWDNGECGEGATDFALWSY; translated from the coding sequence ATGGGCATGGGCCTTGAGATCTCGAGCTCCTTCCCTTCCTCTTCCAACGAGAACGCGTTGGTGGCCAAGCGCCCGGCGGGGCGCACCAAGTTCCGCGAGACGCGGCACCCGGTGTACCGCGGCGTGCGGCGCCGGGGCAACGCCCAACGGTGGGTCTGCGAGGTGCGCGTCCCTGGCAAGCGCGGCGCTCGGCTCTGGCTCGGGACGTACGCCACAGCCGAGATCGCAGCGCGCGCCAACGACGCCGCCATGCTCGCCCTGGGCGGCCGCTCCGCCGCGCGTCTCAACTTCCCGGACTCCGCGTGGCTGCTCGCCGTGCCGTCCGCGCACTCCGATCTCGCCGACGTCCGGCGCGCGGCGGTCGAGGCCGTCGCGGATTTGCAGCGACGGGAGGCTGCCGGTGGGTCcatcaccgccaccgccaccgccgaggAGACCTCCTGTGGCGCTCCTGCGGAATCCTCGTCTGAGTCTGACGATGCCGGTTCGTCAGAGACGTCGAAACCTTCTGGCAATGGAGACTTCGCGCTGCCGGGCGGAATGGACGTCGAAATGTTCAGTCGGCTTGACTTGTTCCCGGAAATGGACTTCGGCTCGTACTACGCGAGCCTCGCGGAGGCGCTGCTGATGGACCCGCCGCCGGTGGCGACCGGCACCGGGGCGTACTGGGATAACGGAGAGTGCGGCGAGGGGGCAACTGATTTCGCCCTCTGGAGCTATTAG